The window TTGGCCCCGAAGCCGCTGAAGATCTCGTTCTGGAGCGGCGACCAGACCCGGATCGCCCGGGTGAGCGCTTGCAGGAGAGGTGCGTCGGAGCGTTCGAGTCGTGCGAGGTCTTCCTCGCGGAGCCACGTTTGCAGAGTCACGTCGCCGGTCACAAGTCGCGTAGGGACGTCGGCGCGCAGCGTCCGCACGGAGGCGTCGCGGTCGGAGCAGAGGTTGTAGTCGATTCCGAAAGGGAACGAGAAACCGCCGTACTCGATTCCGCGGACGTGGCCGCCCATGATCGTGAGCTGCTTCACACGTTTGGCGAGGGTCGGGTCAGTCCCGAGCGTGGCGGCGAGATTGGTCATCGGTCCGACTGCGACGAGTTCGAGGTCGTCGTGCGCACGGAGCAAGCGTGCGATGGCATCGGTGCCGGACTCGGCTTCGGAGGGCGGCATGTCTCCCTCTGCGAGGATGCCCTCGCCCTCGTGTCCGGTCGAGGCGAAGCTGCTGCCGGTCGTCACGGGCTCACCGCGCCCGGCGTACACGGGCACGTCGTCTCGCCCGGCGAGGGCGAGGAGGCGCTTCGAGATTCCGGCGCGGTGATGGGTATCGCCGCTCACCGTCGTGACGGCGACGAGCTCGATCTCCGGCGAAGCCAGAGCAAGGGCGAGGCACATGGCGTCGTCGACGTCCGTGCCCATATCGGTGTCAAGCAGGATGCGGTGTGTCACGTGGTGAAGGCCTCCGAGAGACGGGTGGGGGGCTCCCGGATCAGCCGGTCGGCAAGCTCGATCGCGGCGAGGGAGCTTGCGGCGGACGCGACCGCGGCGACGCGCGCCGCGCCGATCGTCCGACGCATGATTTCGAGCCCGGCGTAGCGGGCCGCGTCCTCGAAGGCCACGATCCGGTCGTCGCCGAGGACCTCCGTGTACGCCTCCCAGATCGCTGCGGTGCTGCGGCGCGCATGGTCCACAGGGCCACTGATCCATGTGTGCGCGAGCAAAGTCCCGACATCGAAAGCGGGGTCGCCCACATGGGCAATCTCTGCGTCGAGCAGTGTGGCGCTCCGGCTGTGGAGGAGGATGTTGCCCGGCTGCACGTCGGCGTGCACGAGCGCGCCATGCGGGGAGAGGTAACGCTCGTAGGCATGTGCTGCGGTTTTGGCGAGAGAGCGATCCGAACGCACGGCGGCGGCGCGGCTTTCGACGCCGCTTGGGACCGGGAAGCCGTCTCCCTCGTAAGGGAGCTTGAAGATGTGGTCGCCGTGCAGTCGCTGGATGTCCTGGTTTGCGAAGCGCGCCGCGAGGGTGTCGTCCTCCCAGGTGGCGCTGTGTACGCGCCCGAGAAACCGTGCGATGAAGACGAGTTCTCTCTCGACGTCGGCGCCGCGCAGGAAGGCAGCATCGAGTCGTTCCGCATCACCGAGGTCCTCCAGGACGAGGAGCCGGCGTGCCTCGTCGAAGCGCAGGATGTTCGGGCAGATGCCGTCGGTGTCGAGTGGCCGGGCAATCTCGTAGTATCGGTTCTCGAAGACGATGCGCTCGGTACTGGTCTCGTACTCGGGGAACTTCTCCAGCGCGGGGCGCGCGTGCTTCACGATCACCGTGTGGCCGGACTCGCGGGAGCGAATCCGGCGGACCCAGTTGATGTTGCCATCGCCGGCCGGCTCGATCGCGGGGTCGCTCGCGGGGTCGCTTGCGTCGAGCACGCCGGCGTTGCCGAGGAGGCGACCGAGCTCGGCTTCGGACCAGGGCTGAGGGTTGTCGTCGGTCGCCAAGGCGCTCTCCTACTCCAGGCCGCCGCTTGGCGGCAAGCTGGACTACGTTCGCCGGGCCCGGAAGCTACCGGGGCTCGGCCGTTGGGCGCGTTTCCCGCCCGGTCGAGCCGCCGGGTTCGACGCTGCGCTCTTTGTCGAAGTAGGCTCCGAGCCATGCGATTCGGAATGTTCTACGAGCACCAGCTGCCCCGTCCCTGGGACGAGACGTCGGAGTACCAGCTTCTTCAGGACGCGCTCGAACAGATCGAGCTCGCGGACCGTCTGGGCATCGAATACGTCTGG of the Candidatus Binatia bacterium genome contains:
- a CDS encoding nucleoside hydrolase yields the protein MTHRILLDTDMGTDVDDAMCLALALASPEIELVAVTTVSGDTHHRAGISKRLLALAGRDDVPVYAGRGEPVTTGSSFASTGHEGEGILAEGDMPPSEAESGTDAIARLLRAHDDLELVAVGPMTNLAATLGTDPTLAKRVKQLTIMGGHVRGIEYGGFSFPFGIDYNLCSDRDASVRTLRADVPTRLVTGDVTLQTWLREEDLARLERSDAPLLQALTRAIRVWSPLQNEIFSGFGANMEADNLAFLHDPLALACAYDESFCTFEQLAIEPTTQDDVFRSIERPPGAPGTREMRVATAVDADRFRAHFVDRLLRLGD
- a CDS encoding phosphotransferase; its protein translation is MATDDNPQPWSEAELGRLLGNAGVLDASDPASDPAIEPAGDGNINWVRRIRSRESGHTVIVKHARPALEKFPEYETSTERIVFENRYYEIARPLDTDGICPNILRFDEARRLLVLEDLGDAERLDAAFLRGADVERELVFIARFLGRVHSATWEDDTLAARFANQDIQRLHGDHIFKLPYEGDGFPVPSGVESRAAAVRSDRSLAKTAAHAYERYLSPHGALVHADVQPGNILLHSRSATLLDAEIAHVGDPAFDVGTLLAHTWISGPVDHARRSTAAIWEAYTEVLGDDRIVAFEDAARYAGLEIMRRTIGAARVAAVASAASSLAAIELADRLIREPPTRLSEAFTT